The following coding sequences lie in one Maylandia zebra isolate NMK-2024a linkage group LG14, Mzebra_GT3a, whole genome shotgun sequence genomic window:
- the serpinh1b gene encoding serpin H1b isoform X2, translating into MWMTNIVGLCLLALVASAEDVKLSTHATALADKSTNLAFSLYHTMAKEKDTENIIISPVVVASSLGLVALGGKASTASQVKTVLSADKLKDEHLHAGLSELLTEVSNAKTRNTTWKINNRLYGPSSVSFADEFVKNSKKHYNYDHSKINFRDKRSAVNSINEWAAKSTGGKLPEVTKDVQNPDGAMIVNAMFFKPHWEEKFHDKMVDTRGFLVTRSFTVGVPMMHRTGLYDFYEDTENKVFVLNMPLGQKQASMILIMPYHLEPLERLEKLLTRKQVDTWLSKMENRAVAISLPKISVEVSHNLQKHLAELGLTEAVDKAKADLSNISGKKDLYLSSVFHASALELDIEGNPYDTSIFGTEKLRNPKLFYVDHPFIFLVKDNKTNSILYIGRVVKPKGDKMRDEL; encoded by the exons ATGTGGATGACTAACATTGTAGGCCTTTGTCTGCTGGCCTTGGTGGCCTCTGCAGAGGATGTGAAGCTGAGCACCCACGCCACCGCGCTGGCTGATAAAAGCACCAACTTGGCCTTCAG cCTCTACCACACCATGGCAAAGGAGAAAGACACAGAGAACATCATCATTTCTCCTGTGGTGGTGGCCTCCTCTCTGGGGCTGGTGGCTCTTGGTGGCAAAGCCTCCACTGCCTCCCAGGTGAAAACAGTCCTCAGCGCTGACAAACTCAAGGATGAGCATCTGCACGCAGGCCTGTCAGAGCTCCTCACTGAG GTGAGCAACGCCAAGACACGCAACACCACCTGGAAAATCAACAACCGCCTCTAcggccccagctctgtgtccttcGCTGACGAGTTTGTGAAGAACAGCAAGAAGCACTACAACTACGACCACTCCAAAATCAATTTCAGGGACAAGAGGAGCGCAGTGAACTCCATCAACGAGTGGGCGGCCAAGTCCACAGGCGGCAAGCTGCCTGAGGTCACCAAGGACGTGCAAAACCCAGACGGAGCCATGATCGTCAACGCCATGTTCTTTAAGC CTCACTGGGAGGAGAAATTCCACGATAAAATGGTGGACACCCGTGGTTTCCTGGTTACTCGCTCATTTACTGTCGGAGTTCCCATGATGCACCGCACAG GTCTTTATGATTTCTACGAggacacagaaaataaagtctTTGTGCTGAACATGCCTCTGGGCCAGAAACAGGCCTCCATGATCCTTATCATGCCCTATCACCTGGAGCCCCTGGAGCGCCTGGAGAAACTCTTGACAAGGAAGCAGGTGGACACTTGGCTCAGCAAGATGGAGAACAGAGCCGTAGCCATCTCCCTGCCTAAGATCTCAGTGGAAGTCAGCCACAACCTGCAG aaacacCTGGCTGAGCTGGGCTTGACAGAAGCTGTGGACAAAGCCAAGGCTGACCTGTCCAACATCTCTGGAAAGAAGGATCTCTACCTTTCCAGCGTCTTCCACGCATCAGCCCTGGAGCTTGACATCGAAGGAAACCCATACGACACAAGCATCTTCGGTACTGAGAAGCTGAGGAACCCCAAACTCTTCTACGTAGATCACCCCTTCATTTTCCTGGTAAAGGACAACAAGACCAACTCCATCCTGTACATCGGCAGAGTGGTTAAACCTAAAGGGGACAAAATGCGTGATGAGCTATAA
- the serpinh1b gene encoding serpin H1b isoform X1 produces the protein MSSSFSLLPFHRVQLLLETDRMWMTNIVGLCLLALVASAEDVKLSTHATALADKSTNLAFSLYHTMAKEKDTENIIISPVVVASSLGLVALGGKASTASQVKTVLSADKLKDEHLHAGLSELLTEVSNAKTRNTTWKINNRLYGPSSVSFADEFVKNSKKHYNYDHSKINFRDKRSAVNSINEWAAKSTGGKLPEVTKDVQNPDGAMIVNAMFFKPHWEEKFHDKMVDTRGFLVTRSFTVGVPMMHRTGLYDFYEDTENKVFVLNMPLGQKQASMILIMPYHLEPLERLEKLLTRKQVDTWLSKMENRAVAISLPKISVEVSHNLQKHLAELGLTEAVDKAKADLSNISGKKDLYLSSVFHASALELDIEGNPYDTSIFGTEKLRNPKLFYVDHPFIFLVKDNKTNSILYIGRVVKPKGDKMRDEL, from the exons ATGTCATCATCGTTCTCTTTGCTTCCTTTTCACAGAGTGCAGCTGCTGTTGGAGACAGACAGGATGTGGATGACTAACATTGTAGGCCTTTGTCTGCTGGCCTTGGTGGCCTCTGCAGAGGATGTGAAGCTGAGCACCCACGCCACCGCGCTGGCTGATAAAAGCACCAACTTGGCCTTCAG cCTCTACCACACCATGGCAAAGGAGAAAGACACAGAGAACATCATCATTTCTCCTGTGGTGGTGGCCTCCTCTCTGGGGCTGGTGGCTCTTGGTGGCAAAGCCTCCACTGCCTCCCAGGTGAAAACAGTCCTCAGCGCTGACAAACTCAAGGATGAGCATCTGCACGCAGGCCTGTCAGAGCTCCTCACTGAG GTGAGCAACGCCAAGACACGCAACACCACCTGGAAAATCAACAACCGCCTCTAcggccccagctctgtgtccttcGCTGACGAGTTTGTGAAGAACAGCAAGAAGCACTACAACTACGACCACTCCAAAATCAATTTCAGGGACAAGAGGAGCGCAGTGAACTCCATCAACGAGTGGGCGGCCAAGTCCACAGGCGGCAAGCTGCCTGAGGTCACCAAGGACGTGCAAAACCCAGACGGAGCCATGATCGTCAACGCCATGTTCTTTAAGC CTCACTGGGAGGAGAAATTCCACGATAAAATGGTGGACACCCGTGGTTTCCTGGTTACTCGCTCATTTACTGTCGGAGTTCCCATGATGCACCGCACAG GTCTTTATGATTTCTACGAggacacagaaaataaagtctTTGTGCTGAACATGCCTCTGGGCCAGAAACAGGCCTCCATGATCCTTATCATGCCCTATCACCTGGAGCCCCTGGAGCGCCTGGAGAAACTCTTGACAAGGAAGCAGGTGGACACTTGGCTCAGCAAGATGGAGAACAGAGCCGTAGCCATCTCCCTGCCTAAGATCTCAGTGGAAGTCAGCCACAACCTGCAG aaacacCTGGCTGAGCTGGGCTTGACAGAAGCTGTGGACAAAGCCAAGGCTGACCTGTCCAACATCTCTGGAAAGAAGGATCTCTACCTTTCCAGCGTCTTCCACGCATCAGCCCTGGAGCTTGACATCGAAGGAAACCCATACGACACAAGCATCTTCGGTACTGAGAAGCTGAGGAACCCCAAACTCTTCTACGTAGATCACCCCTTCATTTTCCTGGTAAAGGACAACAAGACCAACTCCATCCTGTACATCGGCAGAGTGGTTAAACCTAAAGGGGACAAAATGCGTGATGAGCTATAA